A window of Verrucomicrobiota bacterium contains these coding sequences:
- a CDS encoding response regulator transcription factor → MKQKILVVDDEPDAVELIEFNLKAAGFEVTTAADGEAALKQARSILPALIILDLMLPEVDGLEVCKILRRDQRTSAIPIIMLTAKAAEIDRVLGLELGADDYVTKPFSPRELVLRVKKILQRGQSTKEKTERILLGELCVDIPRHQASMKGKPIELTATEFKLLTVLVQRRGRVQSREQLLKDVWDYDRLIDTRTVDTHMRRLREKLGPAAKYLDTVRGVGYRFVEE, encoded by the coding sequence GTGAAGCAGAAGATTCTCGTGGTGGATGACGAACCGGATGCCGTCGAGTTGATTGAATTCAACTTGAAGGCCGCGGGCTTTGAAGTCACGACCGCCGCCGATGGCGAGGCGGCATTGAAGCAAGCCCGCTCGATCTTGCCGGCATTGATCATATTGGATTTGATGTTGCCGGAAGTGGACGGATTGGAGGTCTGCAAAATATTGCGCCGCGATCAGCGGACCTCGGCCATTCCCATCATCATGCTCACCGCCAAGGCCGCAGAGATCGACCGCGTGCTCGGTTTGGAACTGGGTGCGGATGATTACGTGACCAAACCCTTCAGCCCGCGCGAACTGGTGTTGCGGGTGAAAAAAATCCTGCAGCGCGGCCAGAGCACCAAGGAAAAAACCGAACGCATTCTCTTGGGAGAACTGTGCGTTGATATTCCCCGACACCAGGCCAGCATGAAGGGCAAGCCGATTGAACTGACCGCCACCGAGTTCAAGTTGTTGACCGTGCTCGTGCAACGGCGTGGGCGCGTCCAGTCCCGCGAACAACTGCTCAAGGACGTCTGGGACTACGACCGCCTAATCGACACCCGCACCGTCGATACGCACATGCGGCGGTTGCGGGAGAAGCTCGGCCCGGCCGCGAAATATCTCGATACCGTTCGCGGGGTCGGTTATCGGTTTGTGGAGGAATGA